In Polynucleobacter sp. TUM22923, one genomic interval encodes:
- a CDS encoding MFS transporter, whose translation MIEQQSAVAKKKERFFLLSLAGIQFTHILDFMIMMPLGPDFIRELNINTHQFGLLLSSYTFAAALAGIFATYFIDRFERRVLLLSLYACFIIATLICGIAPDYHSLFIARACAGAFGGILGSLVQTIVADAIPFERRGKALGTVMAAFSVSTVAGVPLSLMLANHIPSLGWRAPFFFIGLISSFILYLAYRNIPKISGHLGHVYEGSRLRQIMDIFFAHQHLRAFVFMALIMITGFSVIPYIALYLTANVGIDNSYISLVYLCGGIATLISSRYIGHLADKFGKVTVFKYLAIISLIPLLITTNLPQVPLWIVLINQTAFFILISGRMIPVMAIVSQVVEPRTRGTFMSLVGSVQMFASGVASVIAGVVVTIGVDGKMEHYNLVGYGAALCGLLTFWLVGYIHSDPHKNPQGTPQGTPQ comes from the coding sequence TTGATTGAGCAACAGAGCGCAGTAGCCAAGAAAAAAGAGCGTTTTTTCTTACTTTCTTTGGCTGGAATCCAATTTACTCACATTTTGGATTTTATGATCATGATGCCTTTGGGTCCTGACTTTATTCGGGAACTCAACATCAATACGCATCAGTTTGGCCTGTTGCTTTCGTCTTACACTTTCGCCGCAGCTTTAGCGGGCATTTTCGCCACTTACTTTATTGATCGTTTTGAGCGTAGAGTCTTATTGTTAAGTTTGTACGCATGCTTCATTATTGCAACACTGATTTGCGGCATTGCACCAGACTACCATTCCTTATTTATTGCCCGGGCATGTGCCGGTGCGTTCGGTGGCATTTTGGGCTCATTGGTGCAGACTATTGTTGCTGATGCCATTCCGTTTGAGCGAAGAGGTAAAGCGCTGGGTACGGTCATGGCGGCATTTTCAGTCTCTACAGTTGCCGGGGTTCCCCTCAGTTTAATGTTGGCCAACCATATTCCTTCACTTGGGTGGCGGGCACCATTCTTTTTTATTGGTTTGATTTCGAGTTTTATTTTGTATTTGGCTTATCGCAATATTCCTAAAATATCAGGGCATCTGGGCCATGTTTATGAGGGTTCAAGACTGCGTCAAATTATGGATATATTTTTTGCGCATCAGCATCTACGTGCCTTTGTCTTTATGGCATTAATTATGATCACCGGCTTCTCGGTTATTCCCTACATCGCCTTGTATTTAACAGCAAACGTCGGCATCGATAATTCCTATATATCCTTGGTATATCTCTGTGGAGGCATTGCCACCCTGATTAGCTCTCGATATATCGGTCACTTAGCCGATAAATTCGGTAAGGTAACGGTGTTTAAGTATTTAGCGATCATTAGTTTGATACCTTTACTAATCACGACTAACTTACCCCAAGTTCCACTGTGGATTGTATTAATCAATCAGACGGCATTTTTCATTTTGATCTCTGGCAGAATGATTCCTGTGATGGCGATTGTGAGTCAAGTTGTTGAGCCGCGCACGAGAGGCACTTTTATGAGTCTGGTTGGCTCCGTGCAGATGTTCGCCTCGGGTGTTGCCTCTGTCATCGCGGGCGTAGTTGTGACTATTGGGGTAGATGGAAAGATGGAGCATTACAACTTAGTGGGTTATGGCGCTGCATTGTGCGGCCTGTTAACTTTTTGGCTGGTCGGATATATTCACAGCGATCCCCATAAAAATCCCCAAGGAACTCCCCAAGGAACTCCCCAATGA
- the rnr gene encoding ribonuclease R, translating into MRKAKDLLPREADRQGTVQGHRDGFGFVIPDDGGEDIFLSEKEMSRAMHGDKVNVRVLGTDRRGRPEGQIVDVLVHANKVVIGRLLNESGVLIVAPEDKRIGHDILIPPKGQGDAKLGQVVSVEIIDYPDSYRQAVGRVIEVLGEIDDPGMEIEIAVRKYGVPHEFSNAVKKEAAALPDTVQQSDLEGRVDLRDVPLVTIDGADARDFDDAVYCESVMYGETKAWRLIVAIADVSHYVKPGQPLDDEGLLRATSVYFPRRVIPMLPEKISNGLCSLNPGVDRLCMVCDSVVDNNGVVLAYQFYPAVMHSAQRFTYDAVWETLSNSKGPEATRYAELRPLLVNLYSLYKILLEARHKRGAIEFETTETQIISNELGKILRIEPRLRNDAHRLIEECMLTANVCAADFIDKNKHLSLYRVHAEPSEEKLVTLRQVLRTSSLSLGGGEKPKPKDYAKLMREVKERPDANMLQSVVLRSMQQAMYQPDNEGHFGLAYPAYSHFTSPIRRYPDLLTHRVIKSILAKKPYVPVLPPTIPLNLTLPRKGKGRENAVNAKKSHHEAKEASENGTRLPKLAKGANAALPIWGQLGVHCSSNERRADEASRDVEAWLKCYYMRDHLGQEYAGTVTGVASFGLFVQLENLFVEGMIHVTELGGDYFQYDEARQELRGERSGIRYRLGERVHVLVSRVDLDARKIEFSLVKSTAQEPGATSDRRQTVLVRDTGRPNKKSAPRKGRAGNKEPQKPGGVNVNAAKSAGNLGANQSKSKSTRSAVTVAKSSKSAKPVGKTAGTKPPVRSTKARRK; encoded by the coding sequence ATGCGTAAAGCAAAAGATTTGTTGCCACGAGAGGCTGACCGTCAAGGTACAGTTCAGGGGCACCGAGATGGTTTTGGATTTGTGATCCCCGATGATGGTGGTGAGGATATTTTTCTTTCAGAAAAAGAGATGTCCCGCGCCATGCATGGCGACAAGGTCAATGTCAGGGTATTGGGTACGGATCGCCGTGGCCGTCCTGAAGGTCAAATTGTAGATGTTCTAGTTCATGCCAATAAAGTGGTTATTGGACGCCTCTTAAATGAAAGTGGCGTACTGATTGTTGCGCCGGAAGATAAGCGTATTGGGCATGACATTCTCATTCCACCCAAGGGTCAAGGCGATGCTAAATTAGGGCAGGTCGTGAGCGTTGAGATTATTGATTATCCCGATAGTTACCGTCAGGCTGTCGGCCGGGTAATTGAGGTATTGGGTGAGATCGATGACCCAGGCATGGAAATTGAAATCGCGGTGCGTAAGTACGGCGTTCCTCATGAGTTTTCCAATGCCGTCAAAAAAGAAGCTGCAGCACTACCGGATACTGTCCAGCAATCAGACCTAGAGGGTCGAGTCGATTTAAGGGATGTTCCCTTAGTCACGATTGATGGGGCCGATGCCCGTGACTTTGACGATGCCGTCTATTGTGAATCCGTGATGTATGGCGAAACAAAAGCTTGGCGTTTAATCGTGGCTATTGCTGATGTATCCCACTACGTTAAGCCAGGCCAGCCATTAGACGATGAGGGTTTATTAAGGGCAACTTCAGTCTATTTCCCAAGACGGGTGATCCCGATGTTGCCAGAGAAAATTTCCAACGGCCTCTGTTCGCTTAACCCAGGGGTAGACCGCCTTTGTATGGTGTGTGACTCAGTCGTTGATAACAACGGTGTTGTGCTGGCTTATCAGTTTTATCCGGCAGTAATGCATTCTGCTCAGCGCTTTACTTATGATGCAGTCTGGGAAACGCTCTCTAATAGTAAGGGCCCTGAGGCCACACGCTATGCTGAACTTAGGCCTCTACTGGTCAATCTCTATTCTTTGTACAAGATCCTCTTGGAAGCACGCCATAAGCGTGGCGCAATTGAATTTGAGACTACAGAGACCCAAATTATCAGCAATGAGCTAGGTAAGATTTTACGAATTGAGCCTCGCCTTCGTAATGATGCGCATCGCCTTATCGAAGAATGCATGCTTACCGCGAACGTTTGCGCTGCTGATTTTATTGATAAAAATAAGCACCTTAGCCTATACCGTGTTCATGCCGAGCCTTCCGAAGAGAAGCTTGTCACTTTGCGTCAGGTTCTGCGTACCTCGAGTTTGTCACTAGGGGGCGGTGAAAAGCCTAAGCCAAAAGACTATGCCAAATTAATGCGTGAAGTTAAAGAGCGTCCAGATGCCAATATGTTGCAGTCGGTTGTATTGCGCTCGATGCAACAAGCGATGTACCAGCCTGATAATGAAGGTCACTTTGGCTTGGCGTACCCTGCATATTCGCATTTCACAAGCCCTATTCGACGCTACCCTGATTTGTTAACGCATCGGGTAATCAAATCTATTTTGGCAAAAAAGCCTTATGTGCCCGTATTGCCGCCAACTATTCCGCTCAACCTGACTTTACCTCGCAAGGGTAAGGGGCGTGAGAATGCAGTCAATGCAAAAAAATCACATCATGAGGCAAAAGAGGCTAGTGAAAATGGGACTCGATTACCTAAGTTAGCAAAGGGTGCCAATGCAGCGCTACCTATTTGGGGGCAATTAGGCGTTCATTGTTCTTCTAATGAGCGGCGCGCAGATGAGGCCTCCCGTGATGTGGAGGCTTGGTTAAAGTGCTATTACATGCGCGATCACTTGGGTCAAGAGTATGCCGGCACTGTTACTGGAGTGGCTTCATTTGGCTTATTTGTGCAACTGGAGAATCTCTTTGTTGAGGGCATGATTCATGTGACTGAACTTGGGGGTGACTACTTCCAGTATGACGAGGCTCGTCAGGAGCTCCGCGGTGAAAGATCTGGCATTAGGTACCGACTAGGTGAGCGTGTACACGTCCTAGTGAGTAGGGTAGATCTAGATGCCCGTAAGATTGAATTTAGCCTAGTAAAATCAACTGCCCAAGAGCCAGGAGCTACCTCGGACCGTCGTCAAACGGTTCTTGTTCGGGATACTGGCCGTCCTAATAAAAAGTCTGCACCCAGAAAAGGAAGGGCGGGTAATAAAGAGCCCCAAAAGCCTGGTGGGGTTAATGTTAATGCCGCCAAGTCTGCGGGTAATTTAGGCGCCAATCAATCTAAGAGTAAATCGACCCGCAGTGCTGTGACAGTAGCGAAGTCCAGTAAGTCTGCAAAGCCTGTGGGTAAAACAGCTGGTACAAAACCGCCTGTTCGAAGTACTAAAGCACGGCGCAAATAA
- a CDS encoding dienelactone hydrolase family protein — protein MITFERPDGKTVEAYLVEPSDGTNAPGVVVIQEWWGLDQEIKDIADRLAKAGYRALVPDLYRGKLALETHEAEHLMNDLNFGDAASQDIRGAVQYLKASGSAKVAVTGFCMGGALTVLAAGLVPECDGTVVWYGYPPLEYVDASAIKKPMLAHWALHDDFFNIAGVDQLEEKLKLSHVDYDFQRYDAKHAFANPKSSARNLPPLEYNSEDANLAWDRSIDFLKKNLSN, from the coding sequence ATGATTACTTTTGAAAGGCCTGATGGTAAAACTGTCGAGGCGTATTTAGTCGAGCCTAGTGATGGCACTAACGCCCCCGGTGTTGTTGTCATTCAGGAGTGGTGGGGTTTAGATCAAGAGATCAAAGATATTGCAGATCGTTTAGCAAAAGCTGGTTACAGAGCATTAGTGCCTGACTTATATCGCGGAAAGTTAGCGCTCGAAACACATGAGGCTGAGCACTTAATGAATGACCTCAATTTTGGTGATGCTGCCAGTCAGGATATTCGCGGTGCAGTTCAATATCTCAAAGCCAGCGGTAGCGCTAAGGTAGCGGTTACTGGTTTTTGTATGGGTGGTGCCCTAACAGTATTAGCAGCTGGTTTGGTGCCAGAATGCGATGGAACAGTTGTCTGGTATGGCTATCCTCCACTAGAGTACGTGGATGCTAGCGCTATTAAAAAGCCGATGTTGGCACACTGGGCGCTTCACGATGATTTTTTTAATATAGCTGGCGTGGATCAGCTTGAAGAAAAACTGAAGCTTTCTCATGTGGATTACGATTTCCAGCGTTACGATGCAAAGCATGCTTTTGCCAACCCAAAATCTAGCGCTAGAAATTTGCCCCCACTTGAATACAATTCTGAAGATGCCAATTTAGCTTGGGATCGCTCAATAGATTTCCTCAAGAAAAATTTAAGTAACTAG
- a CDS encoding PEGA domain-containing protein, translating into MKYLALLFTVLALVTTGCSTIINGKTEQVSINSNIIDANIAVNGLNIGKTPYTGPVVRGDATTVTVSKDGFIPKTVTLGTTFEPIFWGNIISGGFFGSTTDAATGSMYKYSPNSIQIDLVKK; encoded by the coding sequence ATGAAATATTTAGCACTTTTATTTACAGTTTTGGCTCTGGTAACAACTGGATGCTCTACGATCATTAATGGAAAAACTGAACAAGTATCGATTAATTCGAACATTATTGATGCAAATATTGCTGTCAATGGTTTGAATATTGGCAAAACCCCATATACGGGCCCAGTAGTTAGGGGTGACGCAACAACTGTTACGGTAAGTAAGGATGGATTTATTCCTAAGACTGTTACTCTTGGCACTACGTTCGAGCCAATTTTTTGGGGAAACATTATTTCTGGTGGCTTTTTTGGATCAACTACAGATGCTGCAACTGGAAGTATGTATAAGTACTCACCAAACTCAATACAAATTGACTTAGTAAAAAAGTAA
- a CDS encoding IS30 family transposase, protein MTYQHLSQEERYQIYILMKDGKTQSQIAQLMNRHKSTIGRELSRNTGGRGYRPRQACLLAEERSLGSRNATQITPADWDQTVEYLQDQWSPEQIADVVGISHETIYRHVYADKAAGGTLYQQLRCQKKRKKRYASGRDRRGQIVGRRPISERPEHIEARSQVGHWEGDTVIGAAHKQAIVTLVERKSGYAVLAKVPNKTSTLVGNAIIEGLAPYQAKVKTLTYDNGKEFAEHARIDTALQSTTYFADPFASWQRGSNENFNGLLRQYIPKKRPLSTVTDEELRMIESKLNNRPRKRLGFKTPNEVFMQSLNRVALRV, encoded by the coding sequence ATGACCTATCAACACCTTAGCCAAGAAGAACGATATCAGATTTATATCCTCATGAAAGACGGAAAAACCCAAAGCCAGATCGCCCAGCTCATGAATCGACATAAGTCGACCATTGGCCGAGAGCTATCTCGCAATACCGGAGGCAGAGGATATCGACCGAGACAAGCCTGTTTATTAGCAGAGGAACGCTCCCTAGGCTCTCGTAATGCTACCCAAATCACCCCAGCTGATTGGGATCAAACGGTAGAGTACCTACAAGACCAATGGAGCCCTGAGCAAATCGCAGATGTTGTAGGGATTAGCCATGAGACCATCTATCGCCATGTTTATGCTGATAAAGCCGCTGGTGGCACTCTTTACCAGCAGTTACGCTGTCAAAAGAAACGTAAAAAGCGCTATGCCAGTGGCCGGGATCGACGAGGCCAGATCGTAGGCAGAAGGCCGATTAGTGAGCGCCCAGAGCATATTGAAGCCAGATCTCAAGTCGGTCACTGGGAAGGCGATACCGTGATTGGGGCAGCGCACAAACAAGCTATTGTGACCTTAGTGGAGCGCAAGAGTGGTTATGCTGTTCTAGCCAAAGTACCCAATAAAACTTCGACCCTGGTAGGTAACGCCATTATTGAAGGACTGGCCCCCTATCAAGCTAAGGTCAAAACACTAACTTATGACAACGGAAAGGAATTTGCCGAGCACGCCCGGATTGATACAGCACTGCAATCCACCACCTACTTTGCTGATCCTTTTGCCAGTTGGCAACGCGGTTCTAATGAAAACTTCAATGGCTTACTAAGGCAATACATCCCCAAAAAGAGGCCTTTATCCACCGTAACTGATGAGGAGCTTAGAATGATTGAAAGCAAGCTTAATAACCGACCTCGTAAGAGGTTGGGATTTAAAACCCCCAATGAAGTGTTTATGCAGTCCTTAAACCGTGTTGCACTTCGTGTTTGA
- a CDS encoding DUF4105 domain-containing protein — translation MKLGPTKRFILAIIFFFNSSAFAQWVESDYQNKVDGKKRLSIVYVGQNIKSPISMFGHVYLVFHDERVPEPNAITFEFTGSINGVGDYLGTLFGTTKGFYKFSLLDYKKRDHDLENRSSWVYEVAFTDDELTTFKKNIAVLSSNEYHYSVFNLNCASYLIEQIRSIRGQEYQQESIFFVSPDSTIRWLHKKQMIGTPLFIPSSQVKALGYFNKLNGEDQSKVMQAFAGVSITDPPSSDNFSKALSASADYLMARDDNFSSRVNVFNIKKNHPLSDENAVKFYDPAEIDGSATYSALLSNQGLIFKFRPGFLDFENESFYGLRNSSTEFLGLSILLNTKRLELEKFTLFRAEAYVPDEFLYDSGSQLFDISFTNFRR, via the coding sequence TTGAAATTAGGCCCCACGAAGAGATTCATTCTCGCAATTATTTTCTTTTTCAATTCTTCCGCGTTTGCACAATGGGTTGAATCCGACTATCAGAATAAGGTTGATGGCAAAAAAAGATTAAGCATAGTTTATGTTGGTCAAAATATTAAATCACCAATCTCCATGTTTGGGCACGTGTATTTAGTTTTTCATGATGAAAGAGTTCCCGAGCCAAATGCCATTACTTTTGAGTTTACTGGAAGTATTAATGGTGTCGGAGATTATTTAGGAACGCTATTTGGAACAACTAAAGGTTTTTATAAATTTAGCCTGCTGGATTACAAAAAAAGAGATCATGATCTAGAAAATAGAAGCTCTTGGGTTTATGAAGTAGCCTTCACCGATGATGAGCTTACTACTTTTAAGAAAAATATAGCCGTCTTAAGCTCAAATGAATACCACTACTCTGTATTTAATCTAAATTGCGCATCCTATTTGATAGAGCAAATTAGATCAATACGTGGGCAAGAATATCAGCAGGAAAGTATATTTTTCGTTTCACCAGACTCTACTATTAGATGGTTGCATAAAAAGCAAATGATTGGCACACCTTTGTTCATACCTTCATCACAGGTTAAGGCTTTGGGCTACTTTAATAAGCTTAATGGCGAGGATCAATCAAAGGTAATGCAGGCATTTGCAGGCGTTTCAATAACAGATCCGCCTAGTTCTGATAATTTTTCTAAAGCACTTTCCGCATCAGCTGATTATCTGATGGCTCGTGATGATAATTTTTCAAGTCGCGTCAATGTTTTTAATATCAAAAAAAATCATCCCCTTTCAGATGAAAATGCAGTGAAATTTTATGACCCAGCTGAAATTGATGGTTCAGCAACTTATTCTGCATTGCTCTCTAATCAAGGTTTAATCTTTAAATTTAGACCAGGCTTCCTTGACTTTGAGAATGAGAGTTTTTATGGGTTGCGTAATAGCTCAACAGAATTTCTTGGTCTAAGCATTTTGCTAAATACCAAACGACTTGAGTTAGAAAAATTTACCTTATTCAGGGCTGAGGCATATGTACCCGATGAATTTCTTTACGATTCCGGCTCTCAATTATTTGATATTTCTTTTACTAATTTTAGAAGGTGA
- the pyk gene encoding pyruvate kinase, with protein MRKAKIVATLGPSSSSAKEIENLVIAGADVFRLNFSHGTHEDHQLRYQTIRKVEQKLKKPLAILADLQGPKLRVGTFTQGSVTLKEGQSFILDSKNSLGNSQRVFLPHPELFKVVKKGQNLLIDDGKIRLKVTGSTKTEIKTEVVIGGVISNRKGVNVPDAILPIKALTAKDKVDLEFALSLGVDWVALSFVQRVEDILEAQHLIRGRAWIMSKLEKPAALKSLSEIIQASDGVMVARGDLGVELPPEKVPQAQKNIIAISKLYGRPVVVATQMLESMISTPIPTRAEASDVAHAIYDGADAVMLSAESASGKYPVEAVAMMDKIIIEVEQDPAFDKANLSDAYNLRGTFTNEADAICGALRDVSKAIKAVAIVTYTSGGYTTLRAARQRPDINIVSITPNISTARRLCMVWGVHSVIGAESTNIVEMESLAIDTCLAMGFKPKKKIAISAGIPFGKPGSTNLLKIAELKH; from the coding sequence ATGCGAAAAGCAAAAATAGTAGCAACCTTAGGCCCATCGAGCAGTTCAGCCAAGGAAATTGAAAATCTGGTAATTGCTGGTGCCGATGTATTTCGACTGAATTTTAGCCATGGCACGCATGAAGATCATCAATTACGTTATCAAACAATTCGTAAGGTTGAACAGAAGCTAAAGAAACCCTTAGCAATCTTGGCGGATCTTCAGGGTCCAAAACTAAGGGTGGGTACTTTTACGCAGGGCTCTGTCACGCTAAAAGAAGGTCAGTCATTTATATTAGATTCTAAAAATAGTCTGGGCAACTCTCAAAGAGTATTTCTTCCTCATCCAGAGTTATTTAAAGTGGTTAAAAAAGGACAAAATCTTCTCATTGATGACGGAAAAATTCGTCTAAAAGTAACAGGATCAACCAAGACTGAAATTAAAACAGAAGTAGTGATTGGTGGAGTGATATCAAACCGAAAGGGGGTAAATGTACCCGATGCTATTTTGCCAATTAAAGCACTTACTGCTAAGGATAAGGTAGATTTAGAGTTTGCACTTTCTTTAGGAGTTGACTGGGTGGCTCTCTCATTTGTTCAGCGGGTTGAGGACATTTTAGAGGCGCAACATTTAATCCGAGGTAGAGCTTGGATCATGTCAAAGTTAGAGAAGCCTGCAGCCTTGAAGAGCTTGAGTGAGATCATTCAAGCATCTGATGGGGTGATGGTGGCACGGGGAGATTTGGGGGTTGAATTGCCTCCTGAGAAAGTGCCTCAGGCTCAAAAAAATATTATTGCAATTTCTAAACTTTATGGTCGTCCAGTAGTTGTTGCAACTCAAATGCTGGAATCTATGATTTCCACTCCCATACCTACTCGAGCAGAAGCATCTGATGTTGCGCATGCTATTTATGATGGTGCTGATGCGGTAATGTTATCTGCTGAATCTGCAAGTGGGAAATATCCAGTTGAAGCAGTGGCAATGATGGATAAAATTATTATTGAAGTGGAGCAAGATCCTGCATTTGATAAGGCCAATCTTAGTGATGCTTATAATTTAAGGGGGACTTTTACCAATGAGGCTGATGCAATATGTGGCGCATTGCGTGATGTTTCAAAGGCTATCAAGGCTGTTGCGATTGTTACTTATACTAGCGGTGGGTATACAACACTCAGAGCTGCAAGGCAGAGACCCGACATTAACATTGTAAGCATAACGCCCAACATCAGTACAGCCAGAAGGCTATGTATGGTTTGGGGTGTTCATTCAGTGATTGGTGCAGAGTCTACTAATATTGTAGAGATGGAAAGTCTTGCAATTGATACTTGTCTTGCGATGGGATTTAAGCCCAAGAAAAAGATTGCTATTAGCGCTGGCATTCCTTTTGGAAAACCAGGATCTACTAATCTATTGAAAATTGCTGAATTGAAGCATTAA
- a CDS encoding 2-hydroxy-3-oxopropionate reductase, producing MKEKIGFIGLGIMGTPMALNLLNGGHELYVYTPKSPSKALLDAGAISCSSSNEVAIKSNIIIMMVPDTPNVEDVLFGVNGVAEGLSSGSKGKIVVDMSSISPMTTKEFARKINAIGSAYLDAPVSGGEVGAKAASLTIMVGGSQSDFDRVKPLFELMGKNITLVGGNGDGQTTKVANQIIVALNIQAVSEALLFASKAGANPAKVREALMGGFASSKILEVHGDRIVKRTFDPGFRIELHQKDLNLALQGAKELNISLPNTAVVQQLMSACSANGLSKMDHSALCRAIEIMSNHQIAS from the coding sequence ATGAAAGAGAAAATTGGATTTATCGGTCTAGGCATTATGGGAACACCGATGGCTCTGAATCTACTAAATGGTGGTCACGAGTTGTATGTTTACACTCCAAAGTCACCATCAAAAGCGTTATTGGACGCTGGAGCAATTTCTTGTTCAAGCTCAAATGAAGTGGCCATCAAATCTAATATTATTATTATGATGGTGCCCGATACTCCAAACGTAGAGGATGTTTTATTTGGGGTAAATGGTGTGGCTGAAGGTCTTTCATCAGGATCTAAGGGAAAAATTGTGGTTGATATGAGTTCTATTTCGCCCATGACCACTAAAGAATTTGCTAGAAAAATTAACGCTATTGGTTCAGCGTACTTAGATGCACCTGTATCTGGTGGCGAGGTTGGGGCTAAAGCGGCCAGCTTAACAATTATGGTCGGCGGCTCGCAATCTGACTTTGACCGCGTCAAACCATTATTTGAATTAATGGGAAAAAATATTACTCTCGTTGGCGGTAACGGAGATGGTCAAACTACCAAAGTGGCCAACCAAATTATTGTTGCTCTCAATATTCAAGCGGTATCAGAAGCGTTGTTATTTGCCTCTAAGGCAGGCGCAAATCCTGCTAAAGTTCGGGAGGCGCTGATGGGCGGGTTTGCATCCTCTAAAATCTTAGAGGTTCATGGAGATCGTATTGTTAAAAGAACATTTGATCCCGGGTTTAGGATTGAACTTCATCAAAAAGATTTGAATTTAGCTCTCCAGGGGGCTAAGGAGTTAAATATATCCTTGCCGAACACTGCTGTTGTTCAGCAATTAATGAGTGCATGCTCGGCAAATGGCTTAAGTAAGATGGATCATTCGGCACTGTGCAGGGCTATTGAGATAATGTCTAATCATCAAATAGCTAGTTAG
- a CDS encoding glycerate kinase, with translation MNASSAEEILKELFAVAVEAASPDFLKFKDFFPIPPSGRIVVVGAGKAAASMALSFERAAKSFWPNSEYQKISGLVITRYGHGLDCEKIEVIEASHPVPDEAGENAAHLIIQKVSGLTSDDLVVCLISGGDSALLAVPADGISLIEKKAVNKQLLSSGASISEINCVRKHLSKIKGGRLAQFCYPAKVITFVVSDVPGDDPSIIASGPTLPDETSCDDALEIINKYQIKAPAVVLERLKKGDLETPKKTNPIFNDVSKPIVMGTAQQSLQAVKSFAQERGLNTVILSDCMEGEASEVGKVLGAIALGFSQIDQGGFTKPLLLLSGGETTVTVRGNGRGGRNAEFLLSLTETLNGSKGIYALAADTDGIDGSEDNAGAITTPETIDLGIEKGMSIKDFMARNDAYSYFENIKSLIKTGPTRTNVNDFRAILILESEVCEKQK, from the coding sequence ATGAATGCAAGCTCAGCTGAGGAGATTTTAAAAGAGCTCTTTGCTGTGGCTGTTGAGGCGGCCAGTCCAGATTTTTTAAAATTTAAGGACTTTTTTCCTATTCCTCCAAGCGGAAGAATTGTTGTTGTTGGCGCAGGAAAGGCGGCAGCATCGATGGCTCTGTCTTTTGAGCGAGCTGCTAAATCGTTTTGGCCTAATAGTGAATATCAAAAAATTTCGGGGCTCGTCATTACTCGCTACGGTCATGGCTTAGATTGTGAAAAAATCGAAGTAATTGAGGCGTCCCATCCAGTTCCTGATGAGGCTGGTGAGAATGCTGCTCATCTGATTATTCAAAAAGTATCCGGACTAACTTCAGATGATTTGGTGGTTTGTTTAATTTCTGGAGGTGACTCTGCCTTGTTAGCAGTTCCTGCTGATGGCATCAGTCTCATTGAAAAAAAAGCAGTGAATAAACAGTTACTTTCATCTGGGGCCTCAATCTCTGAAATTAATTGCGTTCGAAAGCACTTATCTAAGATTAAAGGTGGACGTTTAGCCCAGTTTTGCTACCCAGCAAAAGTCATCACTTTTGTTGTTTCTGATGTACCGGGCGATGATCCTAGCATTATTGCAAGTGGGCCTACCTTGCCAGACGAAACCAGTTGCGATGATGCCTTGGAGATTATTAATAAGTATCAAATTAAGGCACCAGCAGTAGTACTCGAGCGCCTTAAAAAAGGTGATCTAGAGACGCCTAAAAAAACAAATCCTATTTTTAATGATGTGTCTAAACCCATTGTTATGGGTACGGCACAGCAATCCCTACAAGCAGTTAAGTCATTTGCTCAAGAGCGGGGGCTTAATACGGTCATTCTTTCAGATTGTATGGAGGGAGAGGCTAGTGAAGTAGGGAAGGTGTTGGGTGCCATTGCACTAGGTTTTTCTCAGATTGATCAGGGAGGCTTTACTAAACCCTTGCTTTTATTAAGTGGAGGCGAGACTACAGTCACTGTAAGGGGGAATGGCAGGGGTGGTCGCAATGCTGAGTTCCTTTTAAGTCTTACCGAGACCCTCAATGGAAGTAAGGGTATTTATGCCTTAGCAGCAGATACTGATGGTATTGATGGCTCCGAGGATAATGCCGGCGCTATTACCACCCCAGAAACGATTGATTTAGGTATTGAAAAGGGCATGTCTATCAAAGATTTCATGGCACGCAATGATGCTTATAGCTACTTTGAAAATATCAAATCGCTTATCAAAACTGGCCCGACTAGAACAAATGTTAACGACTTTAGAGCAATATTAATTTTAGAAAGTGAAGTATGCGAAAAGCAAAAATAG